ATAGTGCTGAAAGAATTCCTTAGGTAATCTACAACTAGGACTACTCCTGGTAACAGTAATACATTCCATTGTTTTAGTAACCAGAAATCTTCATGCAATGAAAAATACTTTAATTCatgaagcttcttttttttttttggtgtcagagtcttgctcttgtcacccaggctggaatacagtggcgccatctcagctcactgcaacctccatctcccaggttcaagtgattctcgtgcctcggcctcctgagtagctgggattacaggcgtgtgccaccacgcttgactaatttttgtatttttaggagagacggggtttcaccctgttggccaggctggtctcaaactcctgacctcaagtgattcacccgccttggcctcataAACCTGTTTTGCAGaactcatttattcagcaaatatttattgagtgcctaccagATGCCAGTCACCGCACAAGGCACTGGGTACATGGTATCCCCAAACAAGAGACATAATCCCGGTCCTTAGGTAGTGCTAGTGTGGTCTGTAATATCTTACTAAGGCCTTTGGTATATGACCCAGAGATAACACGATGCGTATTTTAGTTTTGCAAAGAAGGGGTTTGGTCTCTGTGCCAGCTCTATAATTGTTTTGCTACGATTCCAATGAAACTCTTTGATCGAGCTACTTTATGTAAATCACTTCATTGTTTTAAAGGAGTAAACTTGATTATATTGTTTTTTTTATTTGGCATAACTGTGATTCTTTTGGGACAATTACTGTACACATTAAGGTGTATGTCAGATATTCATATTGACCCAAATGTGTAATATTCCAGTTTTCTCTGCAtaagtaattaaaatatacttaaaaattaataGTTTTATCTGGGTACAAATAAACAGGTGCCTGAACtagttcacagacaaggaaacttCTATGTAAAAATCACTATGATTTCTGAATTGCTATGCTAAACTACAGATCTTTGGAACATTGTTTAGGTAGGGTGTTAAGACTTACACAGTACCTCGTTTctacacagagaaagaaatggcCATACTTCAGGAACTGCAGTGCTTATGAGGGGATATTTAGGCCTCTTGAATTTTTGATGTAGATgggcatttttttaaggtagtgGTAATTACCTTTATGTGAACTTTGAATGGTTTGACAAAagatttgtttttgtagagattttAAAGGGGGAGAATTCTAGAAATAAATGTTACCTAATTATTACAGCCTTAAAGATAAAAATCCTtgttgaagttttttttaaaaaaagctaaatTACATAGACTTAGGCATTAACATGTTTGTGGAAGAATATAGCAGACGTATATTGTATCATTTGAGTGAATGTTCCCAAGTAGGCATTCTAGGCTCTATTTAACTGAGTCACACTGCATAGGAATTTAGAACCTAACTTTTATAGGTTATCAAAACTGTTGTCACCATTGCACAATTTTGTCCTAATATATACATAGAAACTTTGTGGGGCATGTTAAGTTACAGTTTGCACAAGTTCATCTCATTTGTattccactgattttttttttttcttctaaccattttttcttcaaacagtatataacatttttttaggggatttttttttagacagcaaAAACTATCTGAAGATTTCCATTTGTCAAAAAGTAATGATTTCTTGATAATTATGTAGTAATGTTTTTTAGAACCCAGCAGTTACCTTAAAGCTGAATTTATATTTAGTAACTTCTGTGTTAATACTGGATAGCATGAATTCTGCATTGAGAAACTGAATAGCTgccataaaatgaaaatttctttCTAAAGATACATGAGTTCTTGAAGAATAGTCATAACTAGATTAAGATCTGTGTTTTAGTTTAATAGTTTGAAGTGCCTGTTTGGGATAATGATAGGTAATTTAGAtgaatttaggggaaaaaaaaagttatctgcaGAAATGTTGAGGGCCCATCTCTCCCCCGACACCCCCACAGAGCTAACTGGGTTACAGTGTTTTATCCGAAAGTTTCCAATTCCACTGTCTTGTGTTTTCATGTTGAAAATACTTTTGCATTTTTCCTTGAGTGCCAATTTCTTACTAGTACTATTTCTTAATGTAACATGTTTACCTGGAatgtattttaactatttttgtaTAGTGTAAACTGAAACATGCACATTTTGTACAttgtgctttcttttgtgggaCATATGCAGTGTGATCCAGTTGTTTTTCCATCATTTGGTTGCGCTGACCTAGGAATGTTGGTCAtatcaaacattaaaaatgaccactcttttaattgaaattaacttttaaatgtttataggagTATGTGCTGTGAAGTGATCtaaaatttgtaatatttttgtcaTGAACTGTACTACTCCTAATTATtgtaatgtaataaaaatagttaCAGTGACTATGAGTGTGTATTTATTCATGGAATTTGAACTGTTTGCCCCGAAATGGATATGGAATACTTTATAAGCCATAGACACTATAATATACCAGTGAATCTTTTATGTAGCTTGTTAGAAGTATCCTTTATTTCTAAAAGGTGCTGTGGATATTATGTAAAGGTGTGTTTGCTTAAACTTAAAACCATATTTAGAAGTAGATGCAAAACAAATCTGCCTTTATGACAAAAAAATAGGAtaacattatttatttccttttatcaaAGAAGGTAATTGATACACAACAGGTGACTTGGTTTTAGGCCCAAAGGTAGCAGCAGCAACattaataatggaaataattgaATAGTTATATATGTAATACCAGTCACCAGCAGGCTATTTCAAAGTCAGAAGTAATGACtccatacatattatttatttctataactACATTTAAATCATTACCAGGAACTGTTTGTTTTGTAGTGAACCTTGAGTATGTGCTGTTAATATACCAAACTGGGTGAAAAAATAAGGGATTCCTTTCAAAAGTTAAGAGAAGTAAGTAAgaaattattttgcttattaaaTGTTCGGTAAATGGCATTCTCTTGTcagtaaaatggagaaataagcTAAAAATAATTGGCTAAGTCCTATTAAGTTAGAGGATTAAGtgtattatattttcattcaaaatTGGGTGCTCTTTAATTTATGATCGGTAGTATAGCTAAATTGCTATGTTTGTATCAAAATTGAGCAAAAAGTTGCTGATAATTTCTCCATATGAACAGAAGTTGAAACCTATTTAGTTCAGTAGGGCAGCTCAGGGATTTTTTACACAACATGTATATCTTCCCATTTTAAGTTAGAATTATTTTACGACATCTGGTATACATAAACAGCTGGCACTGATAGCTAAATTAAAGTAGTAATGATCAGTTAGTTTTGTTGGTATCTGAATAATAGCGTTGTTTCATAGCTCTGTATTTCCTAAGGAAGTACAAGGCTTCTAGCTCTTTCATTACAAATTCGCCCTGTGCAATAAGTTCTTTGATCTTCTCTGGATTCTTCACATCtttgtttttaaggaaaatgtTCTTCAAACGCTTTTTAAAATAGTCTGCTCCTTTTGGATAGTCTCGTCCAAGATACAGCAGCTTCAAAAAGAAAGATTATATATTTCTAAACAATCCATGTCatataataacatttttataaaattggcaACATAAttacttacatttttataaagttttagtACTTCTCCTCTTAAAGAATTGGCCATTTTCATTTATCATGTAAATTATCCACTTTTATGCATAACATacctaaagaaaggaaaatttttttGCAATTAGCTGCATTgtagtcttaaaaaaataaaaaaaggttatACACATTGAGAAAACGGTAACCTTTTTTACATCAATAACTATTTCTTGATAACTTTTTCGTTCCACGTACTGGGATATAGTTATAAACACTTCCGATAAAATTACCTGCTGTCACATAATTGACGTTTTCCTACGGGAGACATAAGCAAAGACAATTGTGATTGTGAGAAGTCATatgaaggaaatgagagagaaagtGGATTGTCATCACAGATAGGTACGTGTACCTCCTTTTATGCCACAGTGGAATGAGTTAAACTAGATTTAAGTTCCAGTTGCATAATGTACAGATTAATTAACCTTGCTGAGCCTGAGTTTTCCTTATCAACAAACAAGAGATTATCTTTACCCTGCTCTCAAGGCAAGGCCAGAGCCACTTGAAGGACATTGAGCAGAAGAAGCCTGATCAAATACTGATGGGTGCTTATCCAAAGGGAGGCTGAAAACTAGCAGAAACTGGGTGAGTTAAGCAGGTTGGAATAGTAGCTGGGCAGTAAGATTGGTGGTGAAGAGGCCAAATGAACAACCTGTAAGAGGGTGTCCCTGAGGAACAGGCGAAATCATGCTTCTTTATGTGTAATGTGTTAACTCTACTTTGTAGAGGAGGCTCCAAACTTAAAGGCATCATGACAGTCTAAACCTAGAAAATAATTCCCACTACCTGTTAGAGTTGAATAGTAAACTCTTAACATTGCATCCTATTAGGTGGATGCAACTGAAATTTGTTCCATTGTGATTGATAACTTTGATTACCCAATTAATGTGTTTGCTAAGATTGTCCA
The Gorilla gorilla gorilla isolate KB3781 chromosome 10, NHGRI_mGorGor1-v2.1_pri, whole genome shotgun sequence genome window above contains:
- the ETFRF1 gene encoding electron transfer flavoprotein regulatory factor 1; translated protein: MKMANSLRGEVLKLYKNLLYLGRDYPKGADYFKKRLKNIFLKNKDVKNPEKIKELIAQGEFVMKELEALYFLRKYRAMKQRYYSDTNKTN